The following coding sequences are from one Capsicum annuum cultivar UCD-10X-F1 chromosome 3, UCD10Xv1.1, whole genome shotgun sequence window:
- the LOC107864359 gene encoding glycine-rich protein HC1, translating to MGSKAFLFLGLLLAIFIISSQVLASENDHYGGGYHGGGHHGGYHGGGHHGGGHGGYPSGGHHGGGHGGYPGGGHP from the exons ATGGGTTCCAAGGCATTTCTGTTTCTTGGCCTGCTTTTGGCTATTTTTATAATAAGTTCTCAAGTTTTAGCTAGTGAGAATG ACCACTATGGTGGTGGATAtcatggtggaggacaccatgGTGGATATCATGGTGGCGGACACCATGGTGGTGGACATGGTGGATACCCTAGTGGTGGACACCATGGTGGTGGACATGGTGGATATCCTGGTGGAGGACACCCTTGA